The Deltaproteobacteria bacterium genome window below encodes:
- a CDS encoding serine/threonine-protein kinase PknK codes for MSTTQRDDEPTTVGGADADDDLHVDGELLPPQLGDRFAVRRLLGTGAHGAVWEVFDHGHARVLALKSLLRVDPEELVRFKREFRIVGGVVHPNLVTLHELFVEAGQAWLTMELVDGIDFLSWVRDDDQPGGGVDELRLRDALLQLARALVALHAHGILHRDLKPSNVLVRADGQVRVADFGLARAIASDDDSGVAGTPAYMSPEQAANLELTAASDWYGVGVMLYEALTGVRPHRGLRGVELLMAKQVGHPGPPSAVCAVPADLDRLCEALLSRDAAARPTGAEVLDRLDRPTRIAADARALPCARPDVFVGREHELATLERALRRVRQTASATVVVIEGDSGTGKSALLRRFTADVAGPDVVVLSGRCYERESVAYNGLDELIDGLREHLLSRGGVTPFVGAGALGRLFPVLADVPGIADAPTPRVEDPLELRRQAIDGLRELLLRVATARTLVLALDDLQWCDDDTAAMLLELLRPRHRPPALVVACIRSDATQPGAMLSLVTGLQSMAQVLGLAQVQLGPMSPEDATAVALAMLPASSERERLARSIAQECQGSPLFVAELVRHSAWPREGAPRPQLDAVIRARAATLPAPARRVLETLAVAARPLAPPLLLAAADAHEQGLETLALLRSQGFVRSRGLPRGDGLPRGDGLPRGDGLPRGDGSRPSTSLLRGDARAADGSREPAGPEPGEREEPLLECYHDRIVAGIRGMMTDATARARHAALALQLERCAADPEDIAFHLEAAGEPARACVHLRRAAALADATLAFHRATRLYRRALALLSTDDPARHGVERALADTLARDGRGTEAAAAYVTAAASAPPQDVPELRRAAAEQLLRSGRLDDGLVLLGELLTTIGVAMPRGPKRALAALVAARTQLRLRGLEFEERAEPRVDREQLLRIDATWAAATGLLQSSVLLGQYFQSRHLLLALQGGEPRRVARALGLETLYVGTSGTAAGAHYDALRERVEGLCRRVGDPQAQGVVGMATGVAEVYRGRFAAGRDRLSEAETILRERCVNVHWELGMVRTFLATSLFYTGELARLRQVVEHAVRDADERDDMHALLMLRIANETMVRLADDRVDEGLVEIERLAQHWAVSLSTATYAFVVALARSRLLRYAGDGVAALVAIDERWRAIERSFMLTKQPLRIFMLHDRGCAALAAAQACTGKARSDALDRARADARRLWDESTRWARAMALPLFASLHAADGEPARALQTTTQAERAFVEQGMPLHAASALRRRGELEGGALGVDIIATADAALAGHGVARPVAFARHLLPPVVGW; via the coding sequence ATGAGCACGACGCAGCGCGACGACGAGCCCACCACCGTGGGCGGAGCCGACGCCGACGACGACCTCCACGTCGACGGTGAGCTGCTGCCACCGCAGCTGGGCGATCGCTTCGCGGTGCGTCGCCTGCTCGGCACCGGCGCCCACGGTGCGGTGTGGGAGGTCTTCGACCACGGTCACGCCCGCGTGCTCGCGCTCAAGAGCCTGCTGCGGGTCGACCCCGAGGAGCTGGTGCGATTCAAGCGAGAGTTCCGCATCGTCGGCGGTGTGGTCCACCCCAACCTCGTCACCCTGCACGAGCTGTTCGTGGAGGCCGGCCAGGCCTGGCTCACCATGGAGCTCGTCGACGGCATCGACTTCCTCTCGTGGGTGCGCGACGACGATCAGCCCGGCGGCGGGGTCGACGAGCTGCGCCTGCGCGACGCGCTGCTGCAGCTCGCGCGCGCCCTGGTCGCGCTGCACGCCCACGGCATCCTGCACCGCGACCTCAAGCCCTCCAACGTGTTGGTGCGCGCCGATGGGCAGGTGCGCGTCGCAGACTTCGGGCTCGCGCGGGCGATCGCCAGCGATGACGACAGCGGCGTCGCCGGCACGCCGGCGTACATGTCCCCCGAGCAGGCCGCGAACCTCGAGCTCACCGCCGCCAGCGACTGGTACGGCGTGGGCGTGATGCTCTACGAGGCCCTCACCGGCGTGCGACCGCACCGCGGCCTGCGGGGGGTCGAGCTGCTGATGGCCAAGCAGGTCGGTCATCCCGGACCGCCGTCGGCGGTGTGTGCCGTGCCCGCGGATCTCGATCGCCTGTGCGAGGCGTTGCTGTCGCGCGACGCGGCCGCGCGGCCGACCGGCGCCGAGGTGCTCGATCGCCTCGACCGACCGACCCGCATCGCCGCCGACGCGCGCGCGCTGCCCTGCGCCCGCCCCGACGTGTTCGTCGGGCGCGAGCACGAGCTGGCCACGCTCGAGCGCGCGCTGCGTCGCGTGCGGCAGACTGCCAGCGCCACGGTGGTGGTCATCGAAGGTGACTCCGGCACCGGCAAGAGCGCGTTGCTGCGACGCTTCACCGCCGACGTCGCGGGGCCCGATGTGGTGGTGCTGAGCGGCCGCTGCTACGAGCGCGAGTCGGTGGCCTACAACGGACTCGACGAGCTGATCGACGGGCTGCGAGAGCACCTGTTGTCGCGCGGCGGCGTCACACCGTTCGTCGGCGCTGGTGCGCTCGGGCGGCTGTTCCCCGTGCTCGCCGACGTGCCCGGCATCGCCGACGCCCCCACGCCCCGCGTCGAAGATCCCCTCGAGCTGCGGCGACAGGCCATCGACGGCCTGCGCGAGCTGCTGCTGCGGGTCGCGACCGCGCGCACGCTGGTGCTCGCGCTCGACGACCTGCAGTGGTGCGACGACGACACCGCCGCGATGCTGCTCGAGCTGCTGCGACCGCGGCATCGTCCGCCCGCGCTGGTGGTCGCGTGCATCCGCTCCGACGCGACCCAGCCCGGCGCCATGCTGTCGCTCGTCACGGGCTTGCAGTCGATGGCCCAGGTGCTCGGTCTGGCGCAGGTCCAGCTGGGGCCGATGTCGCCCGAGGACGCGACCGCGGTCGCGCTGGCGATGCTGCCCGCGAGCTCCGAGCGCGAACGCCTGGCCCGCAGCATCGCGCAGGAGTGCCAGGGCTCGCCGCTGTTCGTGGCGGAGCTCGTGCGTCACAGCGCGTGGCCCCGCGAGGGTGCGCCGCGACCACAGCTCGACGCGGTGATCCGAGCCCGCGCGGCCACCCTCCCGGCGCCCGCGCGTCGCGTGCTCGAGACCCTCGCGGTGGCCGCGAGACCGCTGGCACCCCCGCTGCTCCTGGCGGCCGCCGATGCCCACGAGCAGGGCCTCGAGACGCTGGCGCTGCTGCGCAGCCAGGGCTTCGTGCGCAGCCGCGGCCTGCCGCGCGGCGATGGCCTGCCGCGCGGCGATGGCCTGCCGCGCGGCGATGGCCTGCCGCGCGGCGACGGATCGCGCCCCAGCACCTCGCTCCTCCGCGGCGACGCCCGTGCCGCCGACGGCTCGCGCGAGCCGGCGGGGCCCGAGCCCGGCGAGCGCGAGGAGCCGCTGCTCGAGTGCTACCACGACCGCATCGTCGCCGGCATCCGCGGCATGATGACGGACGCGACCGCGCGTGCGCGTCATGCAGCGCTCGCGCTGCAGCTCGAGCGCTGCGCGGCCGACCCCGAGGACATCGCGTTCCACCTCGAGGCCGCCGGCGAGCCGGCGCGCGCGTGCGTCCACCTGCGACGCGCCGCAGCGCTCGCCGACGCCACGCTCGCGTTCCACCGCGCAACGCGGCTGTACCGGCGCGCGCTGGCGCTGCTGTCGACCGACGACCCCGCGCGCCACGGCGTCGAGCGGGCGCTGGCCGACACGCTGGCCCGCGACGGTCGCGGCACCGAGGCCGCCGCGGCCTACGTCACCGCGGCCGCCAGCGCACCACCGCAGGACGTGCCGGAGCTGCGCCGCGCCGCCGCCGAGCAGCTGCTGCGCAGCGGCCGGCTCGACGACGGGCTCGTGCTGCTCGGCGAGCTGCTCACCACCATCGGCGTCGCGATGCCACGCGGCCCCAAGCGCGCACTCGCGGCCCTCGTCGCCGCGCGGACGCAGCTGCGCCTGCGCGGGCTCGAGTTCGAGGAGCGCGCAGAGCCGCGGGTCGATCGCGAGCAACTGCTGCGCATCGACGCCACCTGGGCGGCCGCGACCGGCTTGCTGCAGTCGTCGGTGCTGCTCGGGCAGTACTTCCAGTCGCGCCACCTGCTACTCGCGCTGCAGGGTGGTGAGCCACGCCGAGTCGCGCGCGCGCTCGGGCTCGAGACGCTCTACGTCGGCACCTCGGGGACCGCCGCGGGGGCCCACTACGACGCCCTGCGAGAGCGCGTCGAGGGACTGTGCCGTCGCGTCGGCGACCCGCAGGCCCAGGGCGTGGTCGGCATGGCGACCGGCGTCGCCGAGGTCTACCGCGGGCGCTTCGCGGCCGGCCGCGATCGACTCTCGGAGGCCGAGACGATCCTGCGCGAGCGCTGCGTGAACGTGCACTGGGAGCTCGGCATGGTCCGCACGTTCCTCGCGACCTCGCTTTTCTACACCGGCGAGCTGGCGCGACTGCGGCAGGTGGTCGAACACGCGGTGCGCGACGCCGACGAACGCGACGACATGCACGCGCTCTTGATGCTTCGCATCGCCAACGAGACCATGGTGCGACTCGCCGACGACCGCGTCGACGAGGGCTTGGTGGAGATCGAGCGCCTGGCGCAGCACTGGGCGGTGTCGCTGTCGACCGCGACCTACGCCTTCGTGGTCGCACTCGCGCGCTCGCGACTGCTGCGCTACGCCGGCGACGGCGTGGCCGCGCTGGTCGCCATCGACGAGCGCTGGCGAGCGATCGAGCGCTCGTTCATGCTCACCAAGCAGCCGCTGCGGATCTTCATGCTGCACGACCGCGGCTGCGCGGCGCTGGCCGCCGCGCAGGCGTGCACCGGCAAGGCGCGCAGCGACGCGCTGGACCGCGCGCGCGCCGACGCGCGGCGGCTGTGGGACGAGTCGACCCGCTGGGCCCGCGCGATGGCGCTGCCGCTGTTCGCGTCGCTGCACGCGGCCGACGGCGAGCCGGCCCGCGCGCTGCAGACCACCACGCAGGCCGAGCGAGCCTTCGTCGAGCAGGGCATGCCGCTGCACGCCGCGTCCGCGCTGCGCCGCCGCGGCGAGCTGGAGGGCGGTGCGCTCGGCGTCGACATCATCGCGACCGCCGACGCCGCGCTCGCCGGCCACGGCGTCGCGCGACCGGTCGCGTTCGCGCGGCACCTGCTGCCGCCGGTGGTCGGCTGGTAG